ACCATTTgataggaagttccaggattttgaccctaatcaggatggtgtttgacttggaaggaaacttgaaaGTGTTATTGTTCCCATGTTAAAGATATTAAGATGTGAGAAGAACATGCGGACTTGAATTGAAACAGACAAAGGTCATTCCATGACCCAGCTAATGAGTGCAACTTTCTGCTTTTAACCAGACTGATAACTTGAAGTGGCTGACTCATTGCTAAAATGTCACATCAAGGGTTTGCCCAGTGTTGGTAGCCTCGCAAATCACTGATAACGAATTTCAAACAGTAGGATGGCATTTAACGATACAGCTTATCATATCTGTGGAATTAAAATTGTTCAATCTATGTTTCCACTTAACAGGTCTCAGCCAAACTGTTGCCAAGCCTCTTTTCACCTTCTTTGTAGAGAAGATGGTAGTTCTAATTAGATAGTACTTTTGGAGAGCTGGCAAAGGCATAATGGGCCGAAtgacatccttctgtgctgtaagattttaTGATGTAAAATTGCTTGGGGTGACTTATGAtttttccctgctcctctctgtgGAAGCATCATTGCTTCTCTCACCACCTCCAGAGGAGCCCAGAACCTAAGCTGGGAATTCTCAGCACAAATCTACATAATATCAATCAAAACAGCTGGATTTTGGAAAACCAAACAGAAATGCTGCTGCAATCTTATTTAATATTCTACATTTTTAAATGCAAGTAGACCCATTCAAATTCTAACATGGACCCTTACCTGTTTGATGACATATTGCACTTGGTCAGATTTCAGTACAATGCTCCTGAGAGCACTAGGGGTACGGGGCACAAGATCCTTGTAAACTACTGGAGTGTAGCATCGCATGGCATATCTCAGATCGCTGCTGTGTCTGCGCTCTTCCATCAAGTCTTCAAATCCATCTCTTTTATTCAGTGTCATATCCTTCTGCTATCATGCAAGAAATATGATTTTGAATTAAAAAGGTAAAATAAACATGTGGATCCAGTCAATGATTTAAGTTCTAACTAGACTGAAGTAGTTagcactgttttccttggagaagagaaggtcaagggagatttgtttaaggtatttaaaatgatgaggagtctggacagagtagacagggagaaacttttCCCGCTCTTGaggacaagagggcacagatataaAGTAAttcgcaaaagaagcaaaagcaatattaGAAATACCTTTCTCATGCAGTAAATGTTTGAAGAGGAAAAATGCAGAATTATAGGAAGAAGATGggagaattgcactaagtgaatGGCTTATTCAAACagtcggtgcagacatgatgggccaaatggcctccttctgcactgtaacaattctgagattccATGAATTAAGAGTTCAGACAATCATATATTCGTAGAACAAATATTCTGTAATTGTTGCACTGTATGGTTCTAAAAAATGAAGGGTAAAATTACAGAAGAGCACTCTACTGCACTATTAGTTCATTCTGGACTGGTGATCTAAAGGAGGTAAATTTCTTAAATAAATAGAAATCACAGAGTCCCATGATGCTGTCAGACTACACTGATGCAGCCTGTTCTCATATCCTTCTTGTAAATTACACTTCACACAAGTACACACCACAAAACTGTTGGCATCTTGCTAATGGTAAAGAAACACTGCACAGTAGTGTCTCAAACAcaatgtcttgggatgttttacatccacctaagagagTGATGGGTtctcggtttaacgtctcatccaaaggacagcacagcactcctctGTAGAGTGCCAGCCcagattttgtgctcatgtcttTAGAGTGGGGTTTGAAtctacaaccttctaactcagaggagACAGTATTATCACTGAGGGGTAACTGACTTAAGTTATAATATCGCAAAGACAATCTTGAAATTCAATTCTGAAAACAGATTCCATATTTAGCCTCATTATTGATCCAAGACTAATAGGTATATCATTTCCAAGATTAGGTTTGTCACTACTGAACCAGATTAGCTGGTTCCCAATCTAGCAGAACTTCAGTGACTCTCTCATGATGACAGTCAGCACTAAACAAATCTAAGTAGTTGTCTTTTTAGTACCTTGGGATAAGTACTTCTTGTCCCTCTGGGGGATGTTTGTTCTCAGCCCTTTAAAGACAGTGCAGATTCTCCAGCTCTTATGTTAAAGTTTGaaatctcccaccccctccctcttctCAACTCCCCCATCTCCTTTCTCCCCTTCACTGTGGGAAAGGCGTTTATCATCTCCTGTCACAAGCTCCCTCCTAACCTCTGCCTCCCTGAAGTCAGAGCCCAGGAGTTACTTCACCGACCAATGCACTCACACACCCCGGTGCAATCCTCTCTTCACACCATACAAGGTGCAGAGAGTgggcctgacaccatccaggggtATAAATAAACCCCACTCTCAGTCAGCCCGGAACCCCACCATCGCCATGACTGGTGTCAACACCACCCGGAAACGATCAGCACTCACCGGGTACAGAGACTCCACAGCCGGGCTCGCCATGCTGACTGTGGCCAAGTGAGACATCGGCGTCTCATAATAGCTGCCCTTGCCTGAGGTCTCGACTAGGAAGAGAGGCTGAAGTGGCCGGCACCCCACCAGGGCCCGACACAACTCAGCACCTCCATGCGACACCAGGCCCAAGCAGGCGAACAAGAGAGCACCTCACCCACCACTCAAccggcgctgagggagcaccgcccaCCCGGGAGCCCCGCCTACCCGCCACTGAGGGAGCCCAACCTCTCCGGGAGCCCCGCCCATTCGACTTTTGGGGAGCCCCGCCCATCCAACGCCCTGCGATCAAGCTCCCGACGTCTGACGCAAAGACGTGGTGGTGTGAGTCTGGCCTATGGCTGCCGcaatgggtgagagtgagcggaTGATGTTGGATGACTTTTTCAACCGGCTTTACCAGTGCGGTATGTGTGACCTGTTGCTGCGTATGAGGGAGCGCAGAGGGGGAATAGGGGGAAAAAATTCCCCCACTTCAGGTTccgtcacccctcccccacccattccACTGATCCCCACGCTTTAGGAAGGAGGTGAGGctcctggagaaggtgcagaggagatttagcatCTTGCAGGGATGGGGGGTTTAGTTAGGATGGAGAAAGCCGGCTTTGTACCCTTAGAGTaaagaagattgaggggagatttgatagtagTGTACCAGAATTTGACAGGTTTGGAGAAAAGCTACAGATGGTACAAGGACCAGATTTATGGTTCGGTGCAGAGAGATAAAGAACCTTTTTTACTCAAAGAGTGGTAATgagctggaactcactgcctgtgagagtgaggcagagatgatgaatgatttcaaaaggaaattggttggGTGCTTGGGGGAAATAAGCTTACAGAGCTACTGgaatagagtgggggaatgggactgattggattgatTTACAGAGAGGCCAACATGGATtggatttgatgggccaaatggttgtACCATGGTGGCTCTGTGACCCATTGCCAGGGCTCTTGGCTCCATCAACAGGTTGCCAttaagatcttttacatccactggtGAAGACAGAAgaggcctcatctgaaagacaccaCCTCTGatggtgcaacattccctcagtatgtGTACTGCACTCGAAGTGTTAGCCTGGAATATGTGATTTGgtgtctggagtgagacttgaactcatGGCCTTTGACCAAAGGGGAGGGGCAggttgggaggagagagctgctgCTGATCCACGACCAAGTAGCAAAGTGCTTCACTGCCAATGGGTGACTTTGTGAAGCTTTGCCCCTATGTGCATGTGGGGAACTGCACAGCTGTTTTGCTTCATGCCTCTTTGAATGGTATATTCCAAATTGACTATTACAGGAGAAGCTGCAGTGAGTGAAACGAAGAACAAGAGAGGAAAAGCAAAGCTGAAAGGGAGAAAATGCAAGCAACACAAAACTGAAGAGCAAACACTCTGCTCAGAGGCCCAGTCTGTGCCTTGCAGCACTGCACTACCCAGAACAAGTGACTCGCTTGTAAAGAAAGCAGCAGGCTCACCACGCAGGGCTCCAAAGTGCCTTGTCAAGCTGCGTGCCGAGCTTCTCGATTCTGTGGGTGACTCTGCAGTGCAGGTAAAAGCAAAGGGAGACATGGTCCCCAACAATGAGATTGTCACTGTCGGCGAAAAGAAGCCAGTAGAAGTCATAACCTTTACTGGTTCTCACAAGAAAAGGAAGCTGGTTACGGATGAAGACAAAGTAAGCTTCTGAATTTATTTAATTCCAATAACATATCCCTTAAAAAATACTGGGCAAACCTATTGTCCTCTGATCTAACTTAGTAATTACACTGGAAGCTTTCATAGCCACGTTACACAGGTTGT
The genomic region above belongs to Carcharodon carcharias isolate sCarCar2 chromosome 5, sCarCar2.pri, whole genome shotgun sequence and contains:
- the c5h1orf131 gene encoding uncharacterized protein C1orf131 homolog isoform X1, with translation MAAAMGESERMMLDDFFNRLYQCGEAAVSETKNKRGKAKLKGRKCKQHKTEEQTLCSEAQSVPCSTALPRTSDSLVKKAAGSPRRAPKCLVKLRAELLDSVGDSAVQVKAKGDMVPNNEIVTVGEKKPVEVITFTGSHKKRKLVTDEDKVEETVEQNKVKEKVFNLERARLEVHRFGITGYRKEQQRVFEQQRAVMLGARPPKREYVNYKSYQEIMKNKTPVKPMATNSKSTLPKRKKEERRNKKSEIVPTGQVGRFKNGALILSDSDIKRIKTRAKSKHM